Proteins from a genomic interval of Bacteroidota bacterium:
- a CDS encoding DUF1987 domain-containing protein gives MEKISIEGSPKTPTINFDVEKGFLEIKGRSIPENSIEFYKPLVDSLEKYAGKPQSATSVIIQLEYFNTSSSKCILDVFKKLEAIHKGGSSVTINWHYEEDDEDMLEAGEDYQAIINVPFKMIQME, from the coding sequence ATGGAAAAAATATCTATTGAAGGAAGTCCCAAGACCCCAACCATTAACTTTGACGTAGAAAAAGGTTTTTTGGAAATTAAAGGAAGGTCTATACCCGAAAACTCAATTGAGTTTTACAAGCCTTTGGTTGACTCACTTGAAAAATATGCGGGCAAACCGCAATCCGCTACCAGCGTAATTATCCAGTTGGAATACTTCAATACAAGTTCATCGAAGTGTATTTTGGACGTTTTTAAAAAGCTGGAAGCCATTCACAAAGGAGGCAGTTCGGTTACCATTAACTGGCACTACGAAGAGGATGATGAGGATATGTTGGAGGCTGGTGAAGATTACCAGGCTATCATCAACGTTCCTTTCAAAATGATACAGATGGAGTAG
- a CDS encoding SpoIIE family protein phosphatase, with protein MRKLSILILFNKYFCGAASCFGRILFFILLPAITLTAQKNNFKLRHITSKQGLTQSTVNCVFQDSRGFMWFGTQDGLNRYDGNKITSYYSDLDNKQSLAGSTVTTLIQDNEKRIWIGSVNNGISIYIPQADKFKRLVHVEKDKNTISDNTIKGMLYGSDNTVWVATANGLNAIDPKTFAVKRFFLDSSYNSAAGECEIYLVLENPYDKQVLVVTSLGVSKFDRQNGVFKSIPILGLGQFSISKAVFDKNQRVYISTRKSGIKVLDINTLNIIDNDFVKLIQSFYKPGEPFQITCSYKSPENISYLGTEGKGILVIDEKKKELTTINSDQKTGGLSSNNIQCIYFDVSGYMWVGTDLGVDFFQPGKLKFRTITMQDFEGGALKSNDIMSVLVDGSKLFLGTSNKGLNIIDQVTRKAVTLPKDINYGSLQGVLSLLKDKDGIYWIGTWGGGLVKLNLQKNIFKQFVAANSFLSGQNITCLAEHKNGVWIGSLEDGLYRIDKTDETFSKFTMNNGLSSNSIYFLGFDSNNKLWIGTNGGGLNIFDIKTNRIQIYKHDESNKNSLSSNIVNCIYIDKNKIAWIATDNGLNKFDVANNLFTRYYKKDGLPNNYIYSILSDNNGNLWMSTNSGLSKFNPNDENVEGSAFTNYGPDDGLQDEEFNQGAYFKGKRGELFFGGLNGLSVFYPDQLMSSSHIPPVYITSYKRFNKEVQLDTSISFKKHIEVSNKENSFSFEFTALDFDDPTRNKYSWKMEGLQNDWTPPTNRNIAEYPELSPGEYVFRVKASNSDGVWNNVGTNINITVRPPWYKTSWAYTSFVLTGLFGAWGYRLRVARQKRVLERMVEQRTVQLAEKNRDITSSIEYARKIQDAILPPLNDIFRAFPESFVLYKPRDIVSGDFYWFYEKGNKKVIAAVDCTGHGVPGAFMSMIGHNLLNQIVIENGITEAAEILNQLHKGVQAALKQGQIGVESKDGMDVSLCVFDTQKNELQYAGAYRTLYVLSDNVPDVIQKINGDKFPIGGSHFGQERSFTQHSRQLKKGDVIYMFTDGFADQFGGENGKKFMVKRFAEMLTRQWKLPLNKQHEMLEEAFSAWKGKNEQVDDVLIVGIKV; from the coding sequence ATGCGAAAGCTGAGTATACTAATTTTGTTTAATAAATATTTCTGCGGAGCAGCTTCATGCTTTGGTCGCATTTTGTTTTTTATTCTTTTACCAGCAATTACCTTAACCGCTCAGAAGAACAATTTTAAATTACGTCATATCACATCCAAGCAGGGATTAACGCAATCAACTGTAAATTGTGTATTCCAGGATAGCCGTGGCTTTATGTGGTTTGGTACGCAGGATGGATTGAACAGGTATGATGGGAATAAAATAACCAGCTACTATAGCGATTTGGATAATAAGCAAAGTTTAGCGGGAAGTACTGTTACAACACTGATTCAGGATAATGAGAAACGAATATGGATCGGGTCAGTGAATAACGGAATAAGTATTTACATCCCCCAAGCGGACAAATTCAAAAGACTTGTTCATGTTGAAAAGGATAAAAATACCATAAGCGATAATACGATTAAAGGGATGCTTTATGGCAGTGATAATACCGTGTGGGTTGCAACAGCAAATGGATTAAATGCAATAGATCCAAAAACTTTTGCGGTGAAGAGATTTTTTTTGGATTCAAGCTATAATAGCGCTGCTGGTGAATGTGAAATTTATTTAGTATTAGAGAATCCATACGATAAGCAAGTGTTGGTTGTAACATCATTAGGCGTGAGTAAATTTGATAGGCAGAATGGAGTGTTTAAATCTATCCCCATACTGGGTTTGGGTCAATTTAGTATATCCAAGGCGGTGTTTGACAAGAATCAAAGGGTCTACATTTCTACAAGAAAAAGCGGAATAAAAGTGCTTGATATTAATACGCTTAATATCATTGATAATGATTTCGTTAAACTTATCCAATCATTCTATAAGCCAGGAGAACCTTTTCAAATTACATGTTCTTATAAAAGTCCTGAAAACATTTCATATTTAGGCACTGAAGGAAAAGGGATACTTGTTATTGATGAGAAGAAAAAGGAATTAACAACTATTAACAGTGATCAAAAGACTGGAGGTTTGTCAAGTAATAATATTCAATGCATATATTTTGATGTGTCCGGATACATGTGGGTCGGGACAGATCTGGGAGTTGATTTTTTTCAGCCGGGTAAACTTAAGTTTAGAACTATTACAATGCAGGATTTTGAAGGTGGAGCTTTGAAGAGTAACGATATAATGTCAGTATTGGTAGATGGAAGCAAACTTTTTCTTGGAACAAGTAATAAAGGATTAAATATTATAGATCAGGTAACACGGAAAGCGGTCACTTTACCCAAGGATATTAATTATGGAAGTCTGCAGGGTGTGCTTAGTTTACTTAAAGATAAGGATGGTATCTATTGGATTGGCACCTGGGGTGGTGGGCTTGTTAAATTGAATTTGCAGAAGAATATATTTAAACAATTTGTAGCAGCGAACAGTTTTTTGAGCGGGCAAAATATCACTTGCCTTGCGGAGCATAAGAATGGTGTTTGGATCGGTTCGCTTGAAGACGGACTTTATAGAATAGATAAAACCGATGAAACATTTTCAAAATTTACGATGAACAACGGACTTAGTTCCAATAGCATTTATTTTTTGGGATTCGACTCTAATAATAAATTGTGGATAGGAACTAATGGGGGAGGATTGAATATTTTTGATATTAAAACAAACAGAATTCAGATTTATAAACATGACGAATCAAATAAAAACTCATTAAGTTCGAATATTGTCAATTGTATTTACATCGACAAGAACAAGATCGCATGGATAGCTACGGATAATGGATTAAACAAGTTTGATGTAGCCAATAATTTGTTCACCCGTTATTATAAAAAGGATGGACTTCCTAATAATTATATCTATTCTATTTTGTCTGATAATAATGGTAATCTATGGATGAGTACGAATAGTGGATTGAGTAAATTTAATCCTAATGATGAAAATGTTGAAGGTTCGGCATTCACAAATTATGGGCCTGATGATGGCTTACAGGATGAAGAGTTTAATCAGGGAGCCTATTTCAAAGGAAAAAGGGGAGAATTATTTTTCGGTGGACTCAACGGATTAAGTGTTTTTTATCCTGATCAGTTAATGTCAAGCAGTCATATCCCACCTGTGTATATTACTTCATATAAGAGGTTTAATAAAGAAGTTCAGTTAGACACTTCAATTTCATTTAAAAAACATATCGAAGTTTCAAATAAAGAAAACTCTTTTTCATTCGAATTTACAGCACTTGATTTTGATGATCCTACCCGTAACAAGTATTCCTGGAAAATGGAAGGTCTTCAAAATGATTGGACTCCCCCAACTAACCGTAACATTGCTGAATACCCTGAGCTGAGTCCCGGCGAATATGTTTTCAGGGTAAAAGCTTCCAACAGCGATGGAGTCTGGAATAATGTAGGGACAAATATCAATATAACCGTTCGTCCTCCATGGTATAAAACCAGTTGGGCCTATACCTCATTTGTATTAACCGGACTTTTCGGTGCCTGGGGTTATAGGTTGCGTGTGGCCCGTCAGAAGCGTGTGCTGGAACGAATGGTTGAGCAGCGAACAGTTCAGCTAGCCGAAAAAAACCGTGATATAACCAGCAGTATAGAATATGCCCGAAAAATACAGGATGCCATATTGCCGCCGCTCAATGATATATTCCGGGCGTTTCCCGAATCATTTGTGTTGTATAAACCCCGTGATATAGTGAGTGGTGATTTTTATTGGTTTTATGAAAAGGGAAATAAGAAAGTAATTGCTGCGGTTGATTGTACCGGGCATGGCGTCCCCGGTGCATTTATGAGTATGATAGGCCACAATCTCCTGAACCAGATAGTGATTGAAAATGGGATAACAGAGGCTGCTGAAATATTAAACCAGTTGCATAAAGGAGTGCAGGCGGCCTTAAAACAAGGGCAAATAGGTGTTGAAAGCAAAGACGGAATGGACGTATCATTATGTGTTTTTGATACGCAAAAAAATGAGCTGCAATATGCCGGCGCCTATCGTACGCTGTATGTATTAAGTGATAATGTTCCTGATGTTATTCAAAAGATTAATGGAGATAAGTTCCCTATCGGCGGTTCGCATTTTGGGCAGGAGAGAAGCTTTACACAGCATTCTCGGCAACTAAAAAAAGGCGACGTAATTTATATGTTTACTGATGGTTTTGCCGATCAGTTTGGCGGTGAAAATGGTAAGAAATTCATGGTAAAGCGTTTTGCTGAAATGTTGACCAGGCAATGGAAATTACCCTTAAATAAACAACATGAAATGCTGGAAGAGGCATTTAGCGCCTGGAAGGGTAAAAACGAACAGGTGGACGATGTACTTATTGTTGGGATCAAAGTATAA
- a CDS encoding redoxin domain-containing protein codes for MKQIHKSTTVGIIFLLIAVPLFWFDFRLAISLLCLGAYFAAMKEVSKYTSWYQFSTVFGSAILLGVSIDFPFLTFPYITLAVFLAACASIVRIVFFKTFSYTRYPWYEPLVLILAILTWVLGNIIFMASWQAWVLPSPVIIFAGILAYGILKDERQLLAATKGGYKVQIGIPAPGFSLPDQYEQQVSLDQFKGRHLLLIFVRGDWCPGCHMMLRTYEKNREKFIDKNVMVLAIGPDPVGVNKEMVIKLGLDFKILADEGQRTAMTYGVQLSEYDHGFAEKYEEGIPLPASFLVDKNGIVRYVSRPDRVGEFLNPALIFPIIESLK; via the coding sequence ATGAAGCAAATTCATAAGTCTACAACCGTAGGCATAATTTTTCTGCTTATTGCCGTTCCTCTTTTTTGGTTCGATTTTCGTTTGGCCATTTCGCTGTTGTGTTTGGGGGCTTACTTTGCGGCCATGAAAGAAGTTTCGAAATACACCAGCTGGTACCAATTTTCGACCGTTTTTGGTTCGGCCATACTGCTTGGTGTTTCTATTGATTTTCCATTCCTGACTTTTCCATACATAACATTAGCCGTCTTTTTGGCGGCCTGCGCCTCTATTGTAAGGATCGTTTTTTTTAAAACATTTTCCTACACCCGTTACCCCTGGTACGAACCTCTTGTATTAATACTCGCTATACTAACCTGGGTACTGGGCAATATAATTTTTATGGCTTCATGGCAGGCATGGGTGTTGCCATCGCCGGTAATTATTTTTGCGGGGATATTGGCATATGGGATATTGAAAGATGAACGTCAGTTACTGGCAGCAACTAAAGGAGGCTATAAAGTGCAAATTGGTATACCGGCTCCCGGGTTTTCTTTGCCGGATCAGTATGAGCAGCAGGTGAGTCTCGATCAATTTAAAGGAAGACATTTGCTGCTGATCTTTGTACGCGGCGATTGGTGTCCCGGTTGTCACATGATGTTGAGAACATACGAAAAGAATAGAGAAAAATTTATTGATAAGAACGTTATGGTATTGGCCATTGGTCCGGATCCGGTGGGAGTTAATAAGGAAATGGTAATAAAACTTGGTCTTGATTTTAAAATATTGGCGGATGAAGGTCAACGGACGGCAATGACTTATGGTGTTCAGCTTTCAGAGTATGATCATGGTTTTGCCGAAAAGTATGAGGAGGGGATCCCGCTTCCGGCATCTTTCCTGGTTGATAAGAACGGTATTGTGCGCTATGTATCACGACCGGATCGGGTAGGTGAATTTTTGAATCCCGCATTGATCTTCCCGATAATAGAATCATTAAAATAA
- a CDS encoding ZIP family metal transporter, giving the protein MIYPLYIILFFGALLSGLSVLWLKISSRNLKLILSFSGAYLFAISVLHLIPDIYSGGDGSIGIYILAGFFLQIFLEFFSEGIEHGHIHIHAGHGKTFPLTIMLSLSVHSFLEGMPLSQNADQISESNKQLLVGILLHNVPIAIALMTMLKESKVGKSMALFSLIAFAAMAPLGALVSRLIGTSVINIADYFNNIMAVVIGIFLHISTTILFESSENHRFNLLKFLIILLGAGLALFSL; this is encoded by the coding sequence ATGATATACCCGCTATATATTATTTTATTTTTTGGAGCCTTATTAAGCGGCCTCAGTGTTTTATGGCTAAAAATAAGCTCACGTAACCTTAAACTTATTTTATCCTTCAGCGGAGCCTACCTTTTCGCAATAAGTGTTCTGCATCTGATCCCGGATATATATTCCGGAGGCGACGGATCAATAGGCATTTATATTTTAGCCGGATTTTTTCTGCAGATATTCCTTGAGTTTTTCTCAGAAGGAATTGAACATGGGCACATACACATACACGCCGGTCATGGTAAAACTTTTCCTTTAACTATCATGCTGAGCTTATCTGTACACTCTTTCCTCGAAGGAATGCCTTTGTCACAAAATGCCGATCAGATCAGCGAAAGTAATAAACAATTGCTTGTGGGCATACTTCTTCACAATGTACCCATCGCTATAGCACTCATGACCATGCTGAAAGAATCAAAGGTCGGAAAGAGCATGGCACTATTCTCCCTCATCGCATTCGCGGCAATGGCACCACTGGGAGCGCTTGTGAGCCGGCTTATTGGAACATCCGTTATAAATATCGCGGATTATTTTAATAATATCATGGCTGTTGTGATAGGTATATTTCTTCACATCTCAACCACCATACTCTTCGAATCGAGTGAGAATCACCGGTTCAATTTATTGAAATTCCTTATTATCCTTTTGGGAGCTGGATTAGCTTTGTTCAGCTTGTAA
- the pruA gene encoding L-glutamate gamma-semialdehyde dehydrogenase, translated as MPKGFYNIPTAINESVKNYAPGSPERKELQAMLAQLRSVQVDVPMYIGGKEIRTNKKMRLAPPHDHKHTLGHFHGGDKSHVKLAIKAALSAKKNWEKLPWEQRAAIFLKAADLIAGPYRAKLNAATMLGQSKNVFQAEVDSACEIVDFLRFNVQYMSEIYKQQPLTVSGSGVWNRVEHRPLEGFLFALTPFNFTAIAGNLPTSCAMMGNVVVWKPANSAIYSANVLMEIFMKAGLPAGVINLVYVSGPEAGDVIFSHPDFAGIHFTGSTEVFRNVWKTIGNNIHIYKSYPRIVGETGGKDFIIAHNTADLKVLVTALSRGAFEYQGQKCSAASRAYIPKSIWPKVKELLLADLKSFKMGPTEEFGNFINAVIDERSFDKLAGYIDRAKKDKKVEIIAGGKYNKSKGYFIEPTILLAKDPYYVTMCEELFGPVLTIYVYDDNKFEKTLDLVNNTSNYALTGAIISQDRYSIDLATKKLYQAAGNFYINDKCTGAVVGQQPFGGARGSGTNDKAGSMINLLRWVSPRTIKETFVPPTDYRYPFMQSDK; from the coding sequence ATGCCAAAAGGATTTTATAACATCCCGACTGCCATTAATGAATCGGTAAAAAACTACGCGCCGGGTTCACCTGAACGAAAAGAATTACAAGCCATGCTGGCTCAATTACGTTCGGTACAGGTTGATGTACCCATGTATATTGGAGGAAAAGAAATAAGAACAAATAAAAAGATGCGGCTGGCTCCCCCGCACGATCACAAACATACACTTGGTCATTTTCACGGGGGCGACAAGTCACATGTAAAACTCGCGATCAAAGCCGCTCTTTCAGCAAAAAAGAACTGGGAAAAATTACCCTGGGAGCAGCGCGCAGCCATATTTTTAAAGGCAGCTGACCTTATTGCCGGACCCTATCGCGCCAAACTGAACGCAGCTACCATGCTGGGTCAATCAAAAAATGTGTTCCAGGCTGAGGTTGATTCCGCTTGCGAGATCGTCGATTTCCTGCGTTTTAATGTACAATACATGAGTGAAATCTACAAACAACAGCCCCTCACCGTTTCCGGTTCTGGTGTCTGGAACCGTGTAGAACACCGACCACTGGAAGGGTTTTTATTCGCGCTCACACCTTTTAATTTCACGGCAATTGCCGGAAATTTACCAACCTCATGCGCCATGATGGGCAATGTAGTGGTATGGAAACCCGCCAACTCAGCTATATACTCGGCAAACGTGCTGATGGAAATATTTATGAAAGCAGGCTTACCGGCAGGTGTTATAAACCTTGTTTATGTATCTGGACCGGAAGCGGGAGATGTGATCTTCTCCCATCCTGATTTTGCCGGAATACACTTCACCGGCTCAACCGAGGTATTCCGCAATGTGTGGAAAACCATTGGCAACAACATTCACATCTATAAATCATATCCACGTATTGTGGGTGAAACCGGGGGAAAAGATTTCATTATAGCACACAACACCGCCGATTTAAAAGTATTGGTTACGGCCTTATCCCGCGGTGCATTTGAATACCAGGGACAAAAATGTTCGGCGGCATCACGGGCCTATATCCCTAAAAGCATTTGGCCAAAAGTAAAAGAGTTATTGCTGGCCGATCTGAAGTCCTTTAAAATGGGGCCGACAGAAGAGTTTGGCAACTTCATTAATGCGGTTATTGACGAACGATCATTTGATAAACTGGCAGGCTATATTGACCGTGCTAAGAAGGACAAGAAAGTAGAAATTATTGCCGGAGGCAAATACAATAAATCGAAAGGTTATTTTATTGAACCAACCATATTACTCGCGAAAGACCCGTATTACGTTACCATGTGCGAAGAGTTGTTCGGCCCGGTATTAACCATTTATGTTTACGACGATAACAAGTTTGAAAAAACACTTGACCTCGTGAACAACACTTCCAATTATGCACTAACAGGTGCAATAATTTCTCAGGATCGCTACTCCATTGACCTCGCCACTAAAAAACTATACCAGGCAGCCGGCAATTTTTACATTAACGACAAATGCACCGGTGCTGTAGTAGGCCAGCAGCCATTTGGCGGAGCCAGGGGCTCAGGCACTAACGACAAAGCCGGTTCAATGATAAATCTCTTGCGCTGGGTTTCTCCGCGCACTATTAAGGAAACTTTTGTGCCTCCAACAGATTATAGATATCCGTTTATGCAAAGTGATAAATAA
- a CDS encoding toll/interleukin-1 receptor domain-containing protein yields MRSVERLINATNTFTPIIIADNRQILLQLTEKVKTGIFESDYFVPILTRNSISSQWVNQEIGFANAINRKTIPIVEKQLIDILKGFIHKQLDLSYLFEGNAENKRSEASKFSSISKILVTDLLLENNVTPKVISLENLFPGKWRNIYMIADGRTGSEEFEIREGNKYIIKGKHMFNLENISIDLKKNKIKFKKVGIPPDNRFANDDINILEISKKYEGLEDGTTKISYYRID; encoded by the coding sequence ATGCGCTCCGTAGAAAGACTGATTAATGCTACAAATACGTTTACACCTATTATAATTGCCGACAACAGGCAAATTTTATTACAGCTCACAGAAAAAGTTAAGACCGGCATTTTTGAATCTGACTATTTTGTTCCAATTCTAACTCGAAATTCAATTTCATCGCAATGGGTGAATCAAGAAATTGGTTTTGCCAATGCAATAAATAGAAAAACAATACCAATCGTTGAAAAACAATTAATAGACATTTTAAAAGGTTTCATTCATAAACAACTTGATCTTTCATATTTGTTTGAAGGAAATGCAGAAAATAAAAGATCCGAAGCATCAAAATTTTCAAGCATAAGTAAGATATTAGTTACTGACTTGTTATTGGAAAATAATGTAACTCCAAAAGTAATATCACTTGAAAATCTATTTCCTGGAAAATGGCGAAATATTTATATGATAGCAGACGGAAGAACAGGTAGCGAAGAATTTGAAATAAGAGAGGGGAATAAATATATTATCAAGGGTAAGCATATGTTTAATTTAGAAAACATCTCTATTGACCTGAAGAAAAATAAAATTAAGTTTAAGAAAGTTGGAATTCCGCCAGACAATCGCTTCGCGAATGATGATATCAATATTTTAGAAATTAGCAAAAAATACGAAGGACTGGAAGATGGAACTACAAAAATTTCATATTACAGAATAGATTAA
- a CDS encoding class I SAM-dependent methyltransferase — protein sequence MDKKVQQEWFCNWFNTPYYHILYKNRNTNEAEIFIDNLLTKIDLPPNARIVDVACGKGRHAIYLNKKGFDVTGIDISEESIKHARVFENDTLHFSVHDMRKTFITNYFDAALNLFTSIGYFKTEHENGLAIRSMHSALKKKGKVVIDFFNAVTAMKNIVENEEKTIDGIAFKIKKQLAGKTLVKHIEFDTNGKHFQFSEEVLMLTLSDFEKHFSSIGFKTLNLFGDYSLNTFRTEQSERLIIVGEKI from the coding sequence ATGGACAAAAAAGTACAACAGGAGTGGTTTTGCAACTGGTTTAATACACCTTATTATCACATACTTTACAAAAACCGCAATACAAATGAGGCTGAAATTTTTATTGATAACTTATTAACCAAAATTGATCTGCCTCCAAATGCCCGGATCGTTGATGTTGCCTGCGGCAAAGGCCGCCATGCTATTTACCTGAATAAAAAGGGATTTGATGTAACCGGAATTGATATCTCGGAAGAAAGTATTAAGCATGCGAGAGTGTTTGAAAATGACACCCTTCATTTTTCCGTTCACGACATGCGTAAAACTTTTATTACCAATTATTTTGATGCCGCGCTTAATTTATTTACAAGCATAGGCTATTTTAAAACTGAACACGAGAACGGACTTGCAATAAGGTCAATGCATTCGGCACTTAAAAAGAAAGGAAAAGTGGTGATCGATTTTTTCAACGCTGTTACCGCAATGAAGAATATTGTTGAAAATGAAGAAAAGACTATTGACGGGATCGCCTTTAAGATAAAAAAGCAATTGGCTGGTAAAACACTTGTCAAACACATTGAATTTGACACAAATGGAAAACATTTTCAATTTAGCGAAGAAGTTTTGATGCTTACATTGAGCGATTTCGAAAAACATTTTAGTTCTATCGGTTTTAAAACTTTAAATTTGTTTGGCGATTATTCGCTCAACACATTCAGAACGGAACAATCCGAAAGGCTGATAATTGTTGGAGAAAAAATATGA
- a CDS encoding SpoIIE family protein phosphatase, with protein sequence MLNTLSIALIIFLAIYIAKDLYLITKVKKYKDQVKASANEKNNSESIIEQANDAILVIDIVDGRIHQANPSAAALLGYQVKQLEEKSLFDLHPKEYLGKSSSIVADVWEKGGMIYDDIPFLTAGGELIPVECSAKVAPFAGRPAIVIYARDIRERLRLEGKIRAQSVVIEQKNKDILDSINYAKRIQAAILPDREVLKRTCPQSFILFRPKDIVSGDFFWFAFVEEYLLLAAADCTGHGVPGALMSMIGNNILNQVTKDRSINKPSLVLNSLDEKVLETLKRSGVDEVRDGMDIAFCTINLKKNTLEYAGANRPLVLIRNNEVVEYKPDKLSIGGHSQMKKVFTDVSVQLQKGDTVYIFTDGYADQFGGENGKKFKYKSLLSLLQSIQAEDMPRQKELLDQATKKWRGVNEQVDDILIIGLRM encoded by the coding sequence ATGTTAAACACATTAAGCATAGCACTTATTATTTTTCTGGCGATTTACATTGCCAAGGATCTGTATTTAATAACCAAGGTGAAAAAATATAAAGACCAGGTCAAAGCCTCGGCCAATGAGAAAAATAATTCTGAAAGTATTATTGAACAGGCCAATGATGCGATACTTGTTATTGATATAGTTGATGGTCGTATACACCAGGCCAATCCAAGCGCTGCCGCATTGCTGGGGTATCAGGTAAAGCAATTGGAAGAGAAATCTCTTTTCGATCTGCATCCCAAAGAATACCTCGGTAAAAGTTCCAGTATTGTAGCCGATGTATGGGAAAAGGGAGGCATGATCTATGATGACATTCCTTTTTTAACTGCCGGCGGCGAATTGATTCCGGTTGAGTGCAGTGCCAAAGTGGCTCCATTTGCGGGCCGTCCGGCCATTGTGATTTATGCCCGTGATATACGGGAACGTTTACGTCTGGAAGGTAAAATACGGGCGCAGAGTGTTGTGATCGAGCAAAAGAACAAGGATATATTGGACAGTATTAATTATGCGAAACGTATTCAGGCTGCTATCTTACCTGATCGGGAAGTGTTGAAGAGAACGTGTCCGCAATCGTTTATTTTATTCAGACCCAAAGATATTGTGAGTGGCGATTTTTTCTGGTTTGCCTTTGTTGAGGAATACCTGCTTCTTGCCGCTGCTGATTGTACAGGACATGGTGTGCCGGGGGCACTGATGAGTATGATCGGTAATAATATACTTAACCAGGTAACCAAAGATAGAAGTATAAATAAACCTTCGCTTGTTTTGAATTCGCTTGATGAAAAAGTGCTTGAAACTTTAAAAAGGAGCGGAGTAGATGAAGTGAGGGATGGCATGGATATTGCTTTTTGCACCATTAATCTCAAAAAGAATACGCTTGAATATGCAGGAGCTAACAGGCCCTTGGTTTTAATACGCAATAATGAGGTTGTTGAATATAAACCCGATAAACTTTCCATAGGTGGACATAGTCAAATGAAAAAGGTATTTACCGATGTTTCCGTACAATTGCAGAAAGGCGACACTGTTTATATTTTTACGGATGGTTATGCCGATCAGTTTGGAGGTGAAAACGGTAAAAAATTTAAATACAAAAGCCTGTTAAGCCTGCTTCAGTCCATTCAGGCGGAAGATATGCCCAGGCAAAAGGAGTTGCTGGACCAGGCTACCAAAAAATGGCGCGGAGTTAATGAGCAGGTTGATGATATACTGATAATCGGTTTAAGAATGTAA